The window GCATACGTCAATGAAGTCTCCCGAGTTGGAGGCTTTTTTCTTTTGGTTGAAGGAAGTGTTCATTCGTACTCACAAATAGGCTACATATAACAAAATCTAGGGGGAAAAAGAGATGAAGAAAATACAAAAATTAGCAGCGTTATTATTAATGTCGATGCTACTACTAGTAGGCTGTAGCACAGGAGATTCAAAGCCTGCAACAAATGAATCGGAACAAAATAAAGCAGCAAGTGGAGAGGAAAGTGCAGCGGCGCAGTTCCCTGTAACGATAACTGATGCATTGGGGAGAGAGATTACATTAGAGAAGAAACCAGAACGCATTATTTCTATGGTACCTTCCAATACTGAAATATTATTTGGCTTAGGTTTAGATGAAGAAATTGTTGGCGTTTCGGATAATGATAATTTCCCAGAACAAACAGCTACAAAGGAAAAAGTAGGAGGCATAGAGTTTAATATAGAGCTGATGGCATCACTTAAACCGGACATTATTTTTGCACATGGATCAGGCATGTATAATTTTGAAAAGGGCATGGAACAGTTAGAAGCGATGGGTATTCCTGTATTTGTCGTAAAAAATGCAGTGAATTTTGAAGAAACATATGAAACGATGAAGCAGATGGGCCAATTAACAGGGCGAGTAGCACAAGCAGAAGAGATGGTTGCTTCTATGCAAAAGGATATTGAAGAAATAAAAACAAAGGCAACTGGTTTAGATGAGAAATCGGCATTTATTGTCGTAGGTACTAACCCAGATTTATATGCGGTTGGCACAGGAACGTTTATTAATGAAATGCTTAATACTCTTGGCATTAAGAACAGTGTGACACAACCAGACTGGCCACAATATAGTGCAGAGCAATTTGTAAGTGACAATCCTGATGTGATTTTAGTAACGTATGAAAACGATATTGACGCAATTTTATCGAATCCAGCATATGCAGAAATGGATGCAGTAAAGTCTGGAAATGTTTATTTAATTGATGCTGATACAACAAGTCGCCAAGGACCTCGTATTGTAGATGGCATTCAATCGATTGCACAAACAATGTACCCAGAGGTTTTCGGTGAATAAAAAATACGTATTCGCTTATGTAGTTTCAATAGTATTGCTGCTATTAAGCGTATGGTTTGGTGTGTCAATAGGTTCGGTTAGTATTCCCGTTTCAACATTATGGGATAGTACGACCGATCCCGTTGCCCACAGTATTTTGTGGAAGATTCGAATGCCGCGTGTCATTTTAGCGGCTATAATCGGTGCTTCCTTAGCAATTGCAGGGGCGGCCTTTCAAGGGTTGCTCAAAAATCCATTGGCAGACCCGTATACATTAGGAATTTCTTCAGGTGCCTCGGTTGGTGCGGTAATGACGATTTTCTTAGGTATTTCCATCCCGTTTTTAGGAAGCTTTACATTACCCGTTTTTAGTATGATTGGTGCACTGTTGACAATGATTGCGGTATTAAGCTTTGCCCGAATTGTAGACCGTACTATGAAAATGGAGACGCTCATTTTAACAGGTGTCATTTTTAGTTCCTTTTTAGGTTCTTGTATTTCATTAATGGTCGCCTTAACAGGAGAAGAACTAAGAGAAATTATTGGCTGGCTTTTAGGGAGCGTTTCAATGCGTGGCTGGCCTTATGTGAAAATGATTTTACCTTTCGCAATTATAGGAACTGTCATCATTTGGTTACAACGCCGTGAACTGAATGCGATGATTTATGGCGAAGAGCGTGCGCAATATTTAGGGGTCAATGTGAAGCGTAGTAAATTTATGATCTTGGCGGGTGGTTCGATACTAACTGGGGCATCCGTTGCAGTGTCAGGAACAATCGGTTTTGTCGGCCTTGTTATACCGCATATGGTGCGTATTATTATCGGAGCAGATCATCGCCATTTACTACCGATTTCCTTATTGAACGGGGCAAGTTTACTTGTCATTTGTGATTTAGTATCACGTACAATTATTGCGCCAGTTGAGCTACCAATCGGTGTTATTACAGCCTTTATCGGTGCACCAGTGTTTGCTTATATATTCTTTAAGCAACGTAGAAAGGGTGGGGCATAATGCTAACGGTGCAAAATATTTCAGGTGGCTATCACGCAAAACCAGTTGTCAAAAATGTGTCATTTCAAGTAGGGAAGGGAAAAATCCTTGGAATACTTGGGCCGAATGGTAGTGGGAAATCGACACTGTTAAAGATCATTAGCGGTGTACTCAAACCGCAAGACGGGCAAATCATTATAGACGGGCACGCCATTGAAAGCTATTCCGTAAAACAGCTAGCCAAAAAAATGGCGGTTCTTCCTCAATTACACGCGAGCAGTTTTTCAAATTCTGTCTATGCTGCAGTTTCTTTAGGGCGTTATCCCCATCAAAATGGCTTTTTCTCTTCGTGGTCGAAAGAAGATGAACAGGCGGTACAAACCGCGATGGAACAAACGGGTGTAGCACGCTATAAAGAGCAGTATTTAGAGCTGTTATCAGGTGGTGAGCAGCAGCGTGTGTTTATTGCACAGGCATTAGCTCAAAATTCGGAGTTACTATTATTAGATGAACCAACGAACCATTTAGATATCGCGCATCAAAAGCAAATTTTAGATATGATTCGGCAACAAGTTGAACAAAATGGCTTAACGGTCGTTTCCATTTTTCATGACATTAACTTAGCCTCGCTCTATTGTGATGAATTATTGCTATTAGAAAATGGTGAAATGCGCTCGTTTGGATTACCTCATGAAGTCGTTTTACAGGAGCAAATTGAGGACGTTTACCAAGCGCGGATTGCTACATATCCGCATCCTGAGTTACCGAAGCCACAAATTACGATGCTACCTGCGAAGGAAATGCAACGTCATTTCGCGAAGGTAGCAGTGGGGGATTTTCGCATAACAAAGGATTATATTGAATACACTGCACAAGCCCCGTTAAAAGTGGTTTCATCAGCGGTGCATAATGCGGGTATGGGCTGGTACGAAAGTTTTTTAAATCGCGCCATTTCTCCATACTATGATATAAATCAAGTGAATGAAGAAACGGTTGCCTTTTTGCAACAGCACCAGTTTGCTCCGACAAATACGGTCGTGATGCTTACGGCAGTTGCAACGAAATGCGCGGAAATTCAATCTTTTTCATCAGGGAATTGTGAAATTGTCGTCATGGTTACGGCGGGTGTTGGCAATGGAATTGATGTTACGAAAGCTTATTTGCGTGATGAACCGTTTCATATTGGTACGGTAAATACATGGGTTTTTGTGAATGGCAAGCTGTCCGATGAAGCGTTTATCCAAGCGATGATTACCGCGACAGAGGCGAAAACGAAAGCATTTACAGAGCAGCAAGTCGTCGATCAACAAACGAAAACGATTGCTACCGGTACGGCAACAGATAGCTTATTAATTGCGGCGACACAGCAAGGCGAGGAAATGCCCTATGCTGGGCCAATTACCGAGGTCGGTAAGTTAATTGGTCGAGGTGTTTTCGAAACGACAATGGCGGCAATCGAAAAATATAAGCAAGCGAAAAATTAGGCAGCCATTTGTTGAGTTATGGATTATTCACGAAAGGGTGAACAGGATGAAATTATATACGAAGCAAGGAGATAAAGGGAAAACAAGCATCATCGGAGGTCGCGTCGACAAAGACCATTTACGTGTACAGGCATATGGCACAATGGATGAGCTGAATTCCTTTATTGGGAAGGCGATTTCCGAATTAGAAAAAGGCAAATTTGCAGATATTATTGCAGACTTAACGGCAATCCAGCATGAGCTTTTTGATGGTGGTGGAGATTTAGCCAATGTCATGAAAGAACGTCACTATAAGCTAAAAGAAGAGCCAATTGTTATTTTAGAACAACGAATTGACGCCTTATCAGAAGAAGCCCCACCACTGCAACGATTTATTTTACCAGGTGGATCACCAGCAGCCGCAACCCTTCATATTGCACGCACAGTGGCGCGTCGTGCAGAACGCGAAACCGTGACACTCATGAAAGAAATAGAAGATGTATCACCCGTTGTTCAAAAGTATTTAAATAGACTATCAGATTATTTATTTGCCGCTGCGCGCATTGCAAACAGTCGATTATCTATCCCGGATGTCGAATATATTCGCAGTGCCAATGTATTTAAATAACCGTAAAATGCTAGCTAACGATATAAAAATCGTTAAGCTAGCATTTTTTTATGAGTATTTAATTTTCAGAATTTATTTAAAATAGTGTTGACTGAATGCTCATTCATTATTAAAATGAAAATATAGATTTGTATGTAAATTCAGTTTAATTAAAACAGATCAAAAAGGGGCTCGGAAATTAGTTTTAAAGGGGGAGTATTATGAATACATTATTAATTATCAATTGGATAGCGTTTGGAGCGGTGTTACTTTACGCACTCGGTTTATTCGTTTATTTA is drawn from Solibacillus sp. R5-41 and contains these coding sequences:
- a CDS encoding ABC transporter substrate-binding protein, yielding MKKIQKLAALLLMSMLLLVGCSTGDSKPATNESEQNKAASGEESAAAQFPVTITDALGREITLEKKPERIISMVPSNTEILFGLGLDEEIVGVSDNDNFPEQTATKEKVGGIEFNIELMASLKPDIIFAHGSGMYNFEKGMEQLEAMGIPVFVVKNAVNFEETYETMKQMGQLTGRVAQAEEMVASMQKDIEEIKTKATGLDEKSAFIVVGTNPDLYAVGTGTFINEMLNTLGIKNSVTQPDWPQYSAEQFVSDNPDVILVTYENDIDAILSNPAYAEMDAVKSGNVYLIDADTTSRQGPRIVDGIQSIAQTMYPEVFGE
- a CDS encoding iron ABC transporter permease, whose product is MNKKYVFAYVVSIVLLLLSVWFGVSIGSVSIPVSTLWDSTTDPVAHSILWKIRMPRVILAAIIGASLAIAGAAFQGLLKNPLADPYTLGISSGASVGAVMTIFLGISIPFLGSFTLPVFSMIGALLTMIAVLSFARIVDRTMKMETLILTGVIFSSFLGSCISLMVALTGEELREIIGWLLGSVSMRGWPYVKMILPFAIIGTVIIWLQRRELNAMIYGEERAQYLGVNVKRSKFMILAGGSILTGASVAVSGTIGFVGLVIPHMVRIIIGADHRHLLPISLLNGASLLVICDLVSRTIIAPVELPIGVITAFIGAPVFAYIFFKQRRKGGA
- a CDS encoding adenosylcobinamide amidohydrolase yields the protein MLTVQNISGGYHAKPVVKNVSFQVGKGKILGILGPNGSGKSTLLKIISGVLKPQDGQIIIDGHAIESYSVKQLAKKMAVLPQLHASSFSNSVYAAVSLGRYPHQNGFFSSWSKEDEQAVQTAMEQTGVARYKEQYLELLSGGEQQRVFIAQALAQNSELLLLDEPTNHLDIAHQKQILDMIRQQVEQNGLTVVSIFHDINLASLYCDELLLLENGEMRSFGLPHEVVLQEQIEDVYQARIATYPHPELPKPQITMLPAKEMQRHFAKVAVGDFRITKDYIEYTAQAPLKVVSSAVHNAGMGWYESFLNRAISPYYDINQVNEETVAFLQQHQFAPTNTVVMLTAVATKCAEIQSFSSGNCEIVVMVTAGVGNGIDVTKAYLRDEPFHIGTVNTWVFVNGKLSDEAFIQAMITATEAKTKAFTEQQVVDQQTKTIATGTATDSLLIAATQQGEEMPYAGPITEVGKLIGRGVFETTMAAIEKYKQAKN
- a CDS encoding cob(I)yrinic acid a,c-diamide adenosyltransferase — its product is MKLYTKQGDKGKTSIIGGRVDKDHLRVQAYGTMDELNSFIGKAISELEKGKFADIIADLTAIQHELFDGGGDLANVMKERHYKLKEEPIVILEQRIDALSEEAPPLQRFILPGGSPAAATLHIARTVARRAERETVTLMKEIEDVSPVVQKYLNRLSDYLFAAARIANSRLSIPDVEYIRSANVFK